From the genome of Agrobacterium tumefaciens:
ACTACACAGGCTATCCAATGGTGCGTCACGCCCGGGAACTGGTAGAAAGTGGCGCTCTTGGTGACATTCGTCTTGTCCAGATGGAGTATCCTCAGGACTGGCTGGCCGAACCTATCGAACAGACCGGTGCAAAACAGGCTGTCTGGCGGACCGATCCTGCGCAGTCGGGGGCGGGTGGTTCTACCGGCGATATCGGAACCCACGCCTATAACCTTGGTTGCTTTATCTCCGGTCTTGAAGCCGACGAGCTTGCTGCAGACGTTCACACTTTCGTCGAGGGACGTCGCCTCGATGACAATGCGCACGTCATGTTGCGCTTCAAGTCAAAAGGTTCGGTGCAACCTGCAAAGGGGCTGTTGTGGTGCAGCCAGGTGGCCGTCGGGCATGAAAATGGCTTGAAGATCCGTGTCTACGGTACAAAGGCCGGGATCGAGTGGACGCAGGCCGATCCGAACTATCTGTGGTTTACCAAGCTCGGTGAGCCAAAACAGCTTATCACTCGCGGTGGAGCGGGGGCCGGAGCTGCGGCTGGACGTGTCACGCGCATTCCATCAGGTCACCCAGAAGGCTATCTCGAAGCATTCGCAACGATCTACACCGAAGCTGCGCACGCCATCGAAGCGCGCCGTTCTGGCGACGCACTCGACAAAGCGGTGAATTACCCGACCGTCGACGATGGAGTGAAGGGCGTCGCATTCGTCACAGCCTGCATCGAATCCGGGACAAAGAACGGGAGCTGGGTAAAGCTGTAGCACCTGAAACAAATGGACCGGGAACTCCCCGGTCCATTTCGTTTGATTGTACCGGTTTAGCTATTCCGACATTGCGCGGCGATTGATTGGCCGCTTGTACATCAAATTCTCATCCGATGAGTATTGCTCTGATGTCGTTGACGTTCGTGAGCGTGGGACCGGTCACGACAAGGTCGTCTATGGCCTTAAATGCCGTATAGCTGTCGTGGTATACCAGAGACTGGCGAGCATCAATGCCCGCCGCGTGGATGCGCGAAAGCGTATCTGGGGTTACCAGCGCACCGGCCGCATCTTCAACGCCATCAATCCCGTCACTGTCGCCAGCAATAGCCCATATCCCGGCCGCACCCTTCAACGTCAGCGCAAGGCTTAACAGGAATTCGGTGTTGCGGCCGCCCTTGCCCGCGGGGCCTTTTCCGATTGTGACCGTTGTTTCACCGCCCGAAAGCAGCACGGCCGGGCCTTTGATGGGCAAGCCTTTCTTGCTGGCAGAAATTGCGATGCCTGCCATCACCGCACCGACATCCTTGGATTCTCCCTCAAGAGAATCTCCAAGGATAAGAGGCTGAAGACCGAGTTTGCGGGCTTCTTCCGCCGCGGCCTGGAGCGCCAGGGACGGGGCGGCGATAAGGCGGACATCTTCTTCGATCTCGCCCGCTTTGGGTGTTTCATCGCCTTTCTCAAGAACGTTGCGTACGCTTTCGGGCAAATCCAGTCCGTATCGCGAAACGATCTCCCGGACGGTGGCGATGTCCGTTGGGTCTGCAACGGTCGGGCCAGACGCAATTTCAGACGGATCATCGCCAGGTACGTCCGAAATCAGCAGCGAGACGACCTTTGCCGGCTTGGCCGCGAGCGCCAGACGCCCGCCCTTGATGCGTGACAAGTGTTTACGTACAGCGTTCATTTCCGAAATTGGCGCGCCACTGGAAAGAAGCGCCCGGTTGACCGCCATTTTGTCGGCAAGCGTCATTCCGTCGCCTGGAGCAACCATGAGTGCCGAGCCGCCGCCTGAAATCAGAGCGATGACCATGTCATCCGGGCCCAGATTTTGAACGGCGGCGAGAATGCGGATAGCTGCTTCTTCGCTCATCGCATCAGGGACCGGATGGGATGCCTCGATGATTTCGATCCGACCAGCAGGAACCGCATGGCCGTAACGGGTGACCACAATGCCGGATAGGTCAACAGAGGGCCAGGCGGCATCCAGAGCCGCTGCCATCGCGGCAGATGCTTTGCCGGCGCCCACCACCACACATTTTCCTTTCGGCGGCGAGGGTAGATGTGGATGCAAAACCTTTCCCGGGTCTGCGCTGGAGACAGCAGCCATGAAAATACGATTGAGCGCGTTTCTGGCCTGCAAATCGTTCCAGATTGTCATGGAATCAAACTCCCGTCGTCGCGAAGGTGAGTGCTCCGAGTGCCAGCAGGGCAGGGAGCGTCTGAATGAAGAGGATTTTGATGTTCGCGGTGATAGCGCCGAAAATCCCAGCGACCGCGACACAGATGAGGAAGAAGACTTTGAAGGTCAGTCCGGCGTCTCCCAGCAATAGACCGTACGTCAGCCCTGCAGCGATGAACCCGTTATAAAGCCCCTGATTTGCGGCAAGCACCTTTGTCTGTCTTGCGAAATCAGCAGTGAGGCCAAACGCCTTGCGACCTGCGGGTTTCTCCCAGAGCAACATCTCCAGCACAACGATATAGAGATGGATTGCGATGACGACCGCAATGAGAATATTTGCGAGCATGTGCGGCTTTCCTCCAAAAAACCTATCTGCCGGGCGGTGACCTCAAACATCG
Proteins encoded in this window:
- a CDS encoding Gfo/Idh/MocA family oxidoreductase — encoded protein: MAIEGKTTDKAASKRIRLGMVGGGTGAFIGGVHRMAARLDNRFDLVAGALSSTPEKSRASGLELGLDEDRCYGSFEEMAEREAARDDGIEAVAIVTPNHVHYPAAKAFLERGIHVICDKPLTSNLDDARKLKEVADKADALFVLTHNYTGYPMVRHARELVESGALGDIRLVQMEYPQDWLAEPIEQTGAKQAVWRTDPAQSGAGGSTGDIGTHAYNLGCFISGLEADELAADVHTFVEGRRLDDNAHVMLRFKSKGSVQPAKGLLWCSQVAVGHENGLKIRVYGTKAGIEWTQADPNYLWFTKLGEPKQLITRGGAGAGAAAGRVTRIPSGHPEGYLEAFATIYTEAAHAIEARRSGDALDKAVNYPTVDDGVKGVAFVTACIESGTKNGSWVKL
- a CDS encoding glycerate kinase; the protein is MTIWNDLQARNALNRIFMAAVSSADPGKVLHPHLPSPPKGKCVVVGAGKASAAMAAALDAAWPSVDLSGIVVTRYGHAVPAGRIEIIEASHPVPDAMSEEAAIRILAAVQNLGPDDMVIALISGGGSALMVAPGDGMTLADKMAVNRALLSSGAPISEMNAVRKHLSRIKGGRLALAAKPAKVVSLLISDVPGDDPSEIASGPTVADPTDIATVREIVSRYGLDLPESVRNVLEKGDETPKAGEIEEDVRLIAAPSLALQAAAEEARKLGLQPLILGDSLEGESKDVGAVMAGIAISASKKGLPIKGPAVLLSGGETTVTIGKGPAGKGGRNTEFLLSLALTLKGAAGIWAIAGDSDGIDGVEDAAGALVTPDTLSRIHAAGIDARQSLVYHDSYTAFKAIDDLVVTGPTLTNVNDIRAILIG
- a CDS encoding DUF1304 domain-containing protein; the protein is MLANILIAVVIAIHLYIVVLEMLLWEKPAGRKAFGLTADFARQTKVLAANQGLYNGFIAAGLTYGLLLGDAGLTFKVFFLICVAVAGIFGAITANIKILFIQTLPALLALGALTFATTGV